From the genome of Daphnia pulex isolate KAP4 chromosome 12, ASM2113471v1:
GCTCGGTACAAGAATGCTACCTGTTTGGATacagagaagaaaatcaaattaatgaaTGGATGATGATATAAATGAATGGGATctcacttttaaaaattttgtcggTGTAATAATTGTAAAGGTCTCCAACCAACACGTcacgaaagagaaaggaaaccGATTTTCGAGCAGATTCCATTTATAGTTAAATACGCGGAGCTCATTGTTCACCTATTTCCCAGCAGTCAATAACAATTTCAGATGCTCAATCCTATTGTCCCATCAAAAAGTTACACTATTAATTGCGGTTGACATTATAGGTAAATGTTTAAAACTTGAAGAAATTCTGTGACACGTTTTAGTTCAACAAGAAAGTCACGACAAACAGACGATTAACGATACAACGAAAACAactgaaacaaatgaaaggTGAATCTCCAATGACCACTGGAGCTTAGCACTGACGAGATTGGAATCCGTGAACGAACTGATTCAAAAGTCCAAACAAGAATCATGAAATGGCCACGTAGAGACCAGATGTTGTCCTACCCAAAACGAAACTACTAATGTTTATAGCCCGGCTTATTTTCTATCATTCTCGAGGGCCGACCCGTTCCAGTTTGACCATAAGAAGAAGGTAAAAGGAGGGGGAGAACGATGACCtgcgttctttttttttaacttctccAGACGGGATTTGTTTTGATCACATCGACATTAATACAGCTCGATTTCAAACAAACCTTTGGCGTGTAGTACACAcagtgcaatttttttttccaaaggaACATGTGTTAAACAGGTTGAACagtttcccctttcttttttgaaaaaagtggCTAAGGCAGAATGCAAATGGCAGGGGGTtaaatttccaaagaaaacTTCCATCCAAAATGGACAGGTGAATGAGACGGTCGAATTCACAAGGACATTGTCGTCGGATATTTGGACGCCAAGTGGACCATATCAGCTCAAAGTATATCAATTTCCCCCCCATTGATAGACAATacagttttctatttttcagtAGCCGCTTAAGACAAACTTGAAATCTTCAATGTCGAGTTTTAACCTGAACCGGTCAAACAACTATCCGTCTCGGTCGACAACCACGCCTAAATCAATCGTTTCATGATACCAAATTAACTTATTTAAAGATATAGGAGCTAGAGAGGCAGCACGAGCGAACCTTTTAATATCATAATTTGAAAACTCGTTTGCGCGCGTGTCTCATCAGCTGCCTTTTTCGTCACGTGCCTGTCGATTTCGACTCGATGACATTCGAAGGCGCCAGAACGTCGCCCGAACCAACCCCAAAATAACCCACAATCTGTCCCGATAAAAACCTTACGGTGTTAAAATTAGACGATAACAAAATAGTCGGCGCAAATCCAgttatttgctgctgctgacggcTCCCTTCCAAATGTTACACATTTTGACTTCGATGTTGAATTcattaaaagatgaaaatattcaaatttgccggggaaaaaacaaactggtTTAGTCCCCTGCTAATTTAAAGCTACTTACTATCAGATTAATCGAACAAATTCCTTAGAGTTGATGACAAAAAAGGTCCAGCGCATAATTTTCCCACTTGGCATAGACCTCCCGTGTTATCCTACACCGTGACGTGGACAAAAGAGGGTGGTGAGAAAAGTCGTCCAAGTTTTCTGAAACATAAAATAGAATAACTGGATTAAGTTACTATAACAACGGGGTAGATAACAAAGTCACGTTAGttgttataataataatacatctTGGGTGTGCAATCTTCAACAATGGGGATACTACATGCCCATAGTtgtattgttttaaaaagacaaaaacttgGTCGTATTAACACGAGGTCAACGTATAAACTCGTTATTCATTTTTGCGTGTTATTCGTTTTAGCTCGGTTGAGAGGCAACAAGAATTTGATCTTTTTGTGAAATTTGCAGGTGTGGTTGCTGGACACTTCTTTTGTTAACATTAAAGTTAAATTCTTAATTCGACCCACCTTATTTTTCATGTACGATGACCAAATCAAGTGGCGCTTAAACTTTAGTTGCTGTTGATTTCGTTTTGCAAATACCTAAAATAGACTTTGGCGTGATGATTTTgacaagatttttttcagcTTTCGCAAAAAAATCGGGAGAAAATTTCGTGTTCAATCTATCGTTGGGTCTGGTTTGTTGAATTAATATtccagatttttatttcatcgtATTGATTtggtaaaaaagataaaatgatAATGTCAAATTTGGCTTTAAGATTTGAACGAGTCGATAGATTCAACAGTTCTACTAgttgatttttattcgtaAGGTCATTCGCCTGTGGATGAATTCCGTTATCAAGATTTGCATTAATGACCTGtcctcatttgaatttcctcTCAAATTGCAATAAAACAACACTCAGTtgggcaaaaaaagaaacttacttTTAAGGTTCATTCTTGGAGATAATAAGACAATAAAATTCACAAGATTCAGCGAGAATAATATGTAACGATATCAGCCGTCTGAAATGACAGCGTGAAAATGTAGTGTGGGCGTACAAAACTGATTTTCTGTCCTAATAAGTTCTCTCCCTGTTGAACGAgcgaaaaaatattcaaggCAACAATAATTCGTCGtctaaacatttcaaatgatgacgaatgaaaaatttcaacttcGCAAGAACACCCACTCGTGCACAAAAGGATGTGATCTCGAATGATTTAGTCGTAGCCGCTCATAATCTAATCTAACAAAGGTGATTGGTAGTCGACGAAACATCAAATAAAGCGCTAGCAGCGACTGAAcctttaaaaatagaaaagtgcTTTTGATGTCGGAAGCGAAATAAAAGTTAGTTAATTACTCAAATCAATATATTTGTCACATAGATGCTGAACAGGGGGCATGCTCCAAAACGTCAAAGGTTGACGTTCGGTGATATATATATGGTCTAGAAACCCTACGTTTCGTCATTCGACAATTTCCTGTATCACGAGATCCTATCTTGTTTTAGGTGCTCTTTTATACTTGCACTACGTTCGTTGATCGTATTCAAACAGGTATATCGACCAATCCGTTTTGTATTTCATCTAAAACTTGCGTGCTCAATATATTACCCAAATTGTTTTCCGCAATAGgtacaacaaaagaaaatgaacaacacGACAAGCAATCAAGAAGGTGACCATATCGTTGACCCGGAAAATAACGACGACTACAATCCCATCGACCCTGTTTTCTTCCTAATAATCGTGAAATGTGTCTGCTGTTCAATCGGAATTCCACTCAACGTTTCGATCATCGTCACCATCATTCGCCATCGCCAGTTTCGCAGTAAACCGCGCAAAATTTTCCTACTGGGcatcttcttttctaatttgTCGTTTTTCGCCCCCGCCCTGATCAAACTAATTTACTGGGGATTCTATCCAGTCGAATCTCTTTGTAAAACATATGTCGCACTCGTCGGTTTGCCACAAAGTCTTCTCTTGTCCAACATGTTACTCGCCCTTGTTGATAGGTATTTGGCCATTAACGACCCTTGGGCCCATCGAGAAAAGATGACGGTTCGTCTAGCGTGTCCCGTTGTCGTAATAAGTTCCGCATTGATCGTGTTAATccttaaatttgtttacattGCCGGACTAGTTCCGCTCCGCTGTCAAGAGCTGCCCATTCACTCCAACATTCTGGCGGCAGTTTTAGTAACGCTTTTCCTATCGTGCATCGCAATGAATTTCATCGTCTACCGGCAGACGAAGATTCACCTACGTCGTGATTCCCGAACGCTAAGCCCACAGGGCACCAATGAAGAGGCTCAAGAGATTCCTCTAAATGACAGGAGCACACGAGGATCGGCCAGCATATCCCTCAACGATCATTTGGCCAATAACAGGCGAATGTCCATCCATGTTGACAGaaggaaatcatttgaaatggaaattgaagcCACTTGTACCTTGATTATCGGCGTGGCATCTCTTTTCGTGACGGTTTTCCCGATGTTTATCTTGCTCTTGATTATTATGATGTGTCAACTGGTTTACAACGAAGAACTTGAATGTAGCAATCTCACCTGGCTGATGACATATTTCAAGGAACTGGGCTCCATCCATGCTGTTTATAGCCCATTGATATTTCTGGTGAGAAACAAAGAATTAAGGGTAGTGTTATTTGATTGCTTCCAATAAGTCATTTTGACAGGAATTTCCCTGTTGAGTTTCACAATTacctttgatttgattcaagtCATTCACTCAACTTAAAACTACGTGTGGACTTCTTCTCGTTTCTCACGACAAAAgctaaattatatttttgatTGACTCACGAACGAATGACACACAACTCCACCTCCATGTCAAAGATCTCCAAGTCCCAGCTTCACACCTTGTTACCTTATTCAACTGTTTGTCCCTTATCAGCAGTTATGATAGCAGACGATACTACGATACAAGCGTTTTGGGTGTGCAATCTTCAACAATCGGGATAACTAAAAAACTCGTGCCCATAGTtgtattgtttaaaaaacaaaacttcaaagtatcatgtttaaaataaaacaaagtcgTTTTAAACACGAGGTCAACGTATAAACTCGTTATTCAATTTTGCGTGTTATTCGTTTTAGCTCGGAGGCAACAGGAATTTGAtctttttgtcaaaattgagaaatttccTGGTGGTTGCCAAAAAGTTATTCTTAGTTCGCCCCACCTTATTTTTCATGTATGCTGATCAAATCGAGCGGCGCTTAAACTTTAGTTGCTGTGATTTTGACAAGAATTTTTTCAGCTTTCGCAAGAAATTCGGGAGAAAATTTCGTGTTCAAATCTATCGTTGGATCTGGTGTGTtgaattaatattcaatatttttatttcatcgtATTGATTtcgtaaaaaagagaaaaagaaaatgtcaaatttggCTTTAAGATTTGAACGATAAATTCAAAAGTTCTACTTGGTGATTTTTATTCGTAAGGTCGTTCGCCTGTGAAGCTGATGAATTCCGTTATCAACATTTGCATTCATGACCTGCccttatttaaatttcttcttgaattgcaataaaacaacagtcagttgcgcaaaaaaagaaacttacttTTCAGGTCCATTCTTGGGGATAATAAGACAATAAAATTCAAGAGATTCAGCGAGAATCTGTAACGATATTAGTTGTCTGAAATGACAGCGTGAAAATGTAGTGTGGGTGTGCAAAACTGATTTCCGCCCTAATAAGTCTCTCCCTACTGAacgagcgaaaaaaaaaatgttcacaGGCCGATAACAATAGTCTGTTCTAAATATTTCACGACGaatgtaaatatttccaaatgaatttccacaaaaaaccCACCCAGACACAATAGGATGTGATCCGCCATCTGAAATGAATTAGTTGCGCAGCAATCAGGAGCAGCCGCTCATAATCTAATCTAGCAAACGTGATTCGTATACATCGATGAAGAAGCACTAGCAGCGACTGAAcctttaaaaatagaaaagtgcTTTTGATGGTCGCAAGGAAAAGCAAAGAAAGTTAATTGCTCGAATCAATACATTTGTCAAATAGTTGCTGAACGTATGCCTCGTTGGGGGCATGCTCCAAACGTCAAAGGTTGACATATATATACCGTCTAGAAATCCTACATTTCGTCATTCGACAATTTCCTGTATCACGAGATGTGCCCAGATCGCTCTCGATCTTTCCATGTGTTTTTCAAAGTATTTACACTAGACGTTTTTTGATCGCCCATCAGTTTCTATTCAAAAAAGGTATCGACCAATCCATTCGCATTTAATCTAAAACTTGTGTGTATTCCCCCAATTATTTTTCCGCAATAGGTAAGGCGCCAActtgggaaaaaacaaaaaaatgaacaacacgACAAGCAATCAAGAAGGTGGCAATATCGTTCAACCGGAAAATAACCAAGAATACAATCCCATCGATCTTGTTTTCTTCCTAATTATTGTGAAATGTGTCTGCTGTTCGATCGGCATTCCTCTCAACGTTTCGATCATCGTCACCATCATTCGCCATCGCCAGTTTCGCAGCAAACCGCGCAAAATTTTCTTACTAGGAatcttcttttctaatttgTCGTTTTTCGCCCCCGCCCTGATCCAACTGATTTACTGGGGATTCTATCCAGTCGAATCTCTTTGTAAAACATATGTCGCACTTGTCGGTTTGCCGCAAATTCTTCTCTTGTCCAACATGTTACTCGCCCTTGTGGACAGGTATTTGGCCATTAACGACCCCTGGGCCCATCGAGAAAAGATGATGGTTCGTCTAGCGTGTCCCGTTGTCGTAATAAGTTCCGCATTGATCGCGTTTATCCTCAAATTTGTTTACATCGCCGGACTAGTTCCGCTCCGCTGTCAAATGCTGCCCATTCACTCCAACATTCTAGCGGCAATCTTGGTAACACTTTTCCTATCGTGCATCGCAATGAATTTCATCGTTTACCGGCAGACGAAGATTCACCTACGTCGTGATTCCCGAACGCTAAGCCCACAGGGCATCAATGAAGAGATTGTCCTGAATGAACGAGTTTTCTTCAGCAATGAATCTGGATCAGCCAGCATTTCCCTCAACGATCAGTTGACTAACAACAGGCCAATGTCCATCCACGTGGACAGGAGGAGAACGTTTGAAATGGAAGTTGAAGCCACTTGTACTTTGATTATCGGCGTGACTTCACTGTTCGTGACAGTTTGTCCCATGTTTATCTTGCTCTTAACTATTATTGTTTGTCAACTTGTTTACGATGCTGAACTTGAATGTAGCAATCTCATCTGGCTGATGACATATTTCAAGGAACTGGGCTCTATTCACGCTGTCTATAGCCCACTAATATTTATCATGAGAAACAAAGAATTAAGAGTGGCATTGTTTAGTGGCTGCTTCCAACCTTCTATCGttcaataaaaaagtttacaTGGTTTCTTATAGGTTCcctaataaaaacaacaacacattttTGCTATTGGTtatgcaataaaaagaaaagggcaaACCCATGTTTCACATTTGCCTTAGCATTTTCATTCGAGTCTTTGGTCTAACTGAACTACGCATGTGTCAGACGTTTTGGCTTTTTACCTGATATTccattatttctttcattgaaatagctaaatatttatttactgaCCTTTGATTGACTCACGAACGAATGCCGGAATTCCATCACCACGTCACATGTCCATACAAGTCTCACCCACCTCCAATACactttcaattcaaatgttcATTTCAGCTTCTGTAGCAGACGGTACTCCGAGAAAGGAAACGGACTATGGTGGTGTTTGACAgatcacacaaaaaagaatttaaatgagTTAATTAAGTATAAAAATCAGTTAAATtagaataaattatttaaaaatcccaTAGtactaaatttatttgtttttataaaactCTAATAAAACAATTGCAATATTATTACTTCAATTCGAAAACATTGCTAAATCAAGAGtggcatttgttttgttttattttatcgaATTTGAAACAgagacaaaaagagaaaacacgCGCAACAgcgttaaataaaaaattagccaAGTGTGCTTGCCATTGAAAATGTACtgctatttcttttctttttattgaatagCGGCCACCACTTTCCCTGTCACTTGAATCAATGATCGTAGTCTCAATTCAACGGAATCCGGAACAAGACACTTTACCAGACGTCACGATCAGCCGTCTGTTCTGTGTTCTCCATACAGTTCAGTTCATTATTCACACTTCCGTGATAATAAACAATGGAATTGAAATAACTTTCCCTCTCAGATTAGTAGACCATACACCGACATGAAAATTGAATCGGAGAATTTTTAATAACTAATCCAATTTACGTGTGGATAAAAGATCCGGGGAACTATAAAAAGCGGCAGCAATTCAGACAGAATTCATCAGTACGACTTCGTTTGACGAACAAGTTCATCTACTAGAACCCATTTCAACATGCATTGCAGCAACAAGGTAATTTTAAATCATATTTAGTCATATTGAATCTGAAATAAACTTACGTTTTCTGGTTCAAAAATTAGGTTTGGATCATTTTGGCCGTGGCCATGGCGATTTTCGGAGCCTCGGATGCCGGTCATCTCAGAACTGGAGGGTACGGCGGAGGGTTCGGCGGTGGGTTCGGCGGAGGATACGGTGGGGGACATGTATCCTCATTCTCAGGACACGGAGCTGGATACGGAAGCTTTGGCGGAGGAGCCGGATATGGAAGCTTTGGCGGAGGAGCTGGACATGGAAGCTTTGGCGGAGGGCACGGAGGTGGATACGCCAGACCGGtatctgttgttgttgtcggcgGAGGTCATGGTTCCGGATATGGAAGTGGAGGAGGCCGTGGTTCCGGATACGGAGGTGGAAGCCACGGACACAGATGCCCACATTGTTGAATCCTGaaagtaatttatttaaaaaccctgaatatttaaaacaacCGTCGCAGGCAGACTggctaaaaataaacaaattatcaTATTGAACAGAAATCtggagatttttatttcacatatGACATGAACAAAGCAATAACAGGTCTCTAAATAGATTAATCTTCTCCAGCAGGCATAGCATCTTCTAATTTCTTGACAAACTTGACTCTGAGTTCTGTGGTTGGATCTCCTTTCAAAGAATCTTGGACGAACCAACTGGTGACTTCAAGTTGCAcctaaaacaataaaatatcagTAATTTATGTTGGTCACAAGCTGTTCACATGTTTACCATTTCACAGGCTCCCCTGATAATGCCACAGAATAGATTACAGTACTTAAGGCTGAGACAGCTCTCTGGCAACTCTACAAATTCTGTCATAGGGTTTTGATCGAACAAGAGTGAAAACTCATCACTGGCAGAGGACCAGCTGGTGACGGTAGGGTTCACTCCAAGATACATTTTGAAAGCACTTTGAATCTTCTCTGCAGTATCTCTCATGTCAGTACATCTGGCAGTTGATGTTCGTGCTAGGAAATCTTCAATGATCCTAACACCAATATTGTATCCCATTCTGTCAAGTTGTCGATTCACATCCTCAGCATTCTCGTAATCCTTCAATAGCTGACTTACTAATGCTCCATAAGTCAACGTAAACAGCTCGGAATTCTACATTACCGTTTCAAAACCACACACGAATAAGTCTAGGTTAGAAAATTTGTTAAAGTGTGTAGAGAGGTAAGTGCTTACAATCTTTTTTGCATCGGTTGCTCTAACACCAGGTCTCGCCATTGCTTTTAATTAAATCGAAATAATTATTGCTAAAGCTGATTTAAGGATTTAAAGATTATAATACAGAAACTTTCTGTCAACACACTATGTTCTTCCTCTTGACAGTTCGTGTAACGCCATCTAACGGAGAGTAACTCCAGTAATTTGAAGGATCACAAAAATGGATGCGGTACTTTTTGGCTTAACGGGATAGCAGTAACTACATCTGGTTTAATACAATTACTATTCAAGGACTTATCCcattctaaaaattaaaattattaacagTTTTAGTCATTCTTTATCACAAAATTGcggatttattttatttcaagagAAAGGAGTGCAGGTGTAATGATGGATGGAAGCTTTCATCAAGATGCGTATCAGTACtgatgttatttaaaaaagacataaGTAACCCTTATTACCCTATATAATAGCGTATTGTTCGTAAAGTAGTTCTCTGACGCGATAATAGTCGTCGGATATACAGCCTTCGAGAGTTACTCTACCCGATTCATTCTGTAGAAGCGATAAAATTTCGTTAAATGATTTGATCacaattattaattatattaGATCTTACCCTACGCAGTGCAACGTTACCGTTACAACACCAAAGAACACCACCGATAAACTCGGACGAGATACCATTACGCACAAGTACTTGTTTAAAGTCCGATAATTTTAGTTCGTTGATGTACGATGTTTCGTGGCCAGGAATCTAAAACAGattaaatcattcaaaattattttcaattgttaCGTTATTTAAGTATAAAGTATTATTTACATCTTTAGGTTCTAAAGGCTCTAACAGCGGAGCTTGTTCTTTACGGAgcgaattattttctttatcgtCCAAGTCCCTCAAGTCCTCTGcctgttgaaagaaaaacaattactcCTTATTTTTCCCCAGCAATTTTAAGATTAACTGTAAGATTTACTTGATAAGTTAGCCTTGCATCAATCCAAGCGACTTCAGCATCCTTGGCTTTACCGAATGAAAGTGAAGAAAGTAAAGAGTCTTTCAACCTCACTTGGTAGATGTGACTTTCAATAGTTGCATCTATTGTTTCCCCTTTTCGTGCTATAAATGCTTTATTATCAGATGATccttaataaaagaaatatcaacAAATTTAGGTTAGCATATTCATTTTCTGccttaaaatcaattttaccgGTTGAAAGACACAAATTTTGCAGTGCTTGACAGGATTCGGATGATCCCCTGACGACGATGGTTCGTTTCGGTTTCATCGATTCAATCAGTTTGATAATGGATTCACCATCAGATCGTCCTTCGAAATCAATATGCATGATGCTTGCATTGATTGCTAGGGTCGTTGTGGTAGAAATGCACTTGGTAGGGCACTCTGCTTCCGGCTAAACGAAAGAAATGATCATGAGACTCAAAGCGATGCATTGGAAgttaaaaatgacaaaaaatcaTACCTCTTCTTCCCATTTAGGCTTTTCAACCGAATAATCGGCCATTTCGTGATCTTCCGACTCGGCAATGACGTAGTCTTCCGGGCGGATAATTTCGCCATACTCGTCGAATTTGATTTTGTCTTCAAAATATGGGAACATGGTAGGATGTTTCTtggaacttttaaaaaagtgttgcACTGCTCCTGTCGTTTTATCGTCGGACCGGACAACAATATCATGTCGGCCTTTCTTGACTTCGTCTTCAGATTCACTAGACTCCGCCGCTATctgatcttttatttttatcccagataaaatatttttttcgcgTTCTTTTCTACGGAATTCTTCCAATTCcgcacctttaaaaaaaattaatggagTTCTAGATTAGATTTGTTTGTTGCGTCCGCAAAAGCAAATTAGCTTACCCTCTAGTTTGACTCGTTGTTTAAGCTCGAGCGTGACAGATTTCAAGTTACGCTGATCATGTAGCCGCTGGCCCAGCGTTCCTTGTCCTGACCGGCTGGTTAGAATGATAGAGTTTCTTGCATCAGAACACCATAAGGCAAATAAATCCCTGGCGAATCCACACTCCAGATCTGGGCAGCTTGAGAGAACAACTTTTGAGCCAGCAATACGGAGGACTTCTGGCAATGTATGACACAGCTGCAAATATCTAAAGAACAATTTGCTTTAATATTACTTCTAAAACTTTATAAATGCTAGATTGAATACTTGAATCCAAAAGGATTATTCCTGGCCCCTTCAAAggatttcattaatttatcTGACATCCATTCGATCTGTGACTTGGCGAACTCGTTGACATTATAAGCCACATTGTTCAAAAGAGCCAAACTGTAGGCTCTCAAGCCAGATTCTTGATTTCTCCATAGTTGCTCCAACATATGAGCCAATTCGAGAACTCTTCCAGCCGTATCGACAGCAACAAGGacgtttcctcctcctctaaGAGTCTGTAGAATGTTGGTCATGAGCTTTTCGTCACGACTTCGCCTTCTGGGTTGCGCGTAAAGGGTGTTATACGCATCGGTAATGAGAAGAGACGGTCGCTGAATTTTCTCCAACTCACAACCGTTTAAGTGGCGTTCTTTTTTATGATTGTAGTCAACAGCATAAATgatatcttcttctccatcttTTACTATTTTCCACACAGTTCCTCCCAACATGTGCCCTGCTGGAAGGGGTGTGATGATCAATCCTTGTCCCTTTCCTGTAAACAAGTAGTAATTTCAGTATGAAAAACTTGAATGAAATATTAGGACTTGTTATACCTTTGAGAGGCACACTTTGGCTGTATTTCAACTGAACAACTTTGTCAAACGAATTGTCAACATCATCCAGAGTGAATAGATCGAAGTCTTCCCTGAATAGATACAAATGTCAGTCAtcttgaattgaaatttgaattaatcaaTGTACTTACATGTTGTCTTTGGATTGATACCAATCGTACATAAACATCTGACCCATTTTGTAAACAGGAACTGTTGCATACACTGGACATGTTAGTCCAAGTTTTCCAACTGCATATGGCAAAGCTCCCAAGTGCAGCTGATCAGGATAGGATAGAAGCACTGCATCAATTTTGTTGACATGCTTCTTTAGTTCATGTATAAATCCTTCTGAACACTTTTCATCCCATCCACAGTCCAGCAAGAAAGTGAAATCGTCAACTTTGAGAAGGTACGAATGTGGCGAATCGTCAAGCGCGCCCGAAAGCGCGCAAAACTTGATGATAGACGTCATATTTGTCTACT
Proteins encoded in this window:
- the LOC124208684 gene encoding glycine-rich cell wall structural protein 1.8-like; this encodes MHCSNKVWIILAVAMAIFGASDAGHLRTGGYGGGFGGGFGGGYGGGHVSSFSGHGAGYGSFGGGAGYGSFGGGAGHGSFGGGHGGGYARPVSVVVVGGGHGSGYGSGGGRGSGYGGGSHGHRCPHC
- the LOC124208683 gene encoding trafficking protein particle complex subunit 3-like, encoding MARPGVRATDAKKINSELFTLTYGALVSQLLKDYENAEDVNRQLDRMGYNIGVRIIEDFLARTSTARCTDMRDTAEKIQSAFKMYLGVNPTVTSWSSASDEFSLLFDQNPMTEFVELPESCLSLKYCNLFCGIIRGACEMVQLEVTSWFVQDSLKGDPTTELRVKFVKKLEDAMPAGED
- the LOC124208680 gene encoding probable cleavage and polyadenylation specificity factor subunit 2 — encoded protein: MTSIIKFCALSGALDDSPHSYLLKVDDFTFLLDCGWDEKCSEGFIHELKKHVNKIDAVLLSYPDQLHLGALPYAVGKLGLTCPVYATVPVYKMGQMFMYDWYQSKDNMEDFDLFTLDDVDNSFDKVVQLKYSQSVPLKGKGQGLIITPLPAGHMLGGTVWKIVKDGEEDIIYAVDYNHKKERHLNGCELEKIQRPSLLITDAYNTLYAQPRRRSRDEKLMTNILQTLRGGGNVLVAVDTAGRVLELAHMLEQLWRNQESGLRAYSLALLNNVAYNVNEFAKSQIEWMSDKLMKSFEGARNNPFGFKYLQLCHTLPEVLRIAGSKVVLSSCPDLECGFARDLFALWCSDARNSIILTSRSGQGTLGQRLHDQRNLKSVTLELKQRVKLEGAELEEFRRKEREKNILSGIKIKDQIAAESSESEDEVKKGRHDIVVRSDDKTTGAVQHFFKSSKKHPTMFPYFEDKIKFDEYGEIIRPEDYVIAESEDHEMADYSVEKPKWEEEPEAECPTKCISTTTTLAINASIMHIDFEGRSDGESIIKLIESMKPKRTIVVRGSSESCQALQNLCLSTGSSDNKAFIARKGETIDATIESHIYQVRLKDSLLSSLSFGKAKDAEVAWIDARLTYQAEDLRDLDDKENNSLRKEQAPLLEPLEPKDIPGHETSYINELKLSDFKQVLVRNGISSEFIGGVLWCCNGNVALRRNESGRVTLEGCISDDYYRVRELLYEQYAII